One part of the Prosthecobacter debontii genome encodes these proteins:
- a CDS encoding LysM peptidoglycan-binding domain-containing protein: MAKAQLKVLLFLIVLGITLGSMAAAYYIYDKILKPDRRIRDEIATIKKSDLPRIDPGAKRFDAAVDLIREGKIEAGRDGLFKLIQQFPDSPTCVEAKRIIGDINMDQLFSAESKAGKKDYIVQPGDSLALIATKQGTTIDMLIRLNGLMGTVLQPGDHLTILPLNFSIKVDVSDKTVALFRKAGEKEFFFKEYKALDIRLPSAVRIPADMEIKGKSAVADGKPVLSTDPRYSEAEKWLPASRTGVVLRTLPVVKAPSVPSPTPGHPASAVPELEVAPESGVFLAREDLEEMFALVYNGSKLYFVR, encoded by the coding sequence ATGGCCAAGGCGCAACTCAAAGTATTGCTCTTTCTCATCGTCCTGGGAATCACCCTGGGTAGCATGGCGGCGGCCTACTATATTTATGACAAGATCTTAAAGCCGGATCGTCGGATCCGTGACGAAATCGCCACGATCAAAAAGAGCGATTTACCGCGTATCGATCCTGGGGCCAAGCGTTTCGATGCGGCAGTCGATTTGATTCGTGAAGGCAAAATTGAGGCGGGGCGGGATGGTTTGTTTAAGTTGATCCAGCAGTTCCCGGATTCGCCGACTTGTGTCGAAGCGAAGCGCATCATCGGTGATATTAACATGGATCAGCTTTTTTCAGCGGAGTCCAAGGCCGGGAAAAAGGATTATATCGTGCAGCCAGGAGACTCTCTGGCCTTGATCGCAACCAAGCAGGGGACGACCATTGACATGCTGATCCGTCTGAACGGCCTTATGGGCACCGTGCTTCAGCCGGGCGATCACCTCACCATTCTACCGCTGAATTTCAGCATTAAGGTGGACGTCTCCGATAAAACGGTGGCCCTCTTTCGTAAAGCGGGGGAAAAGGAGTTCTTTTTTAAGGAGTATAAAGCCCTCGACATCCGTCTGCCCTCCGCAGTGCGAATTCCTGCGGACATGGAGATTAAAGGAAAATCCGCTGTCGCTGATGGAAAACCTGTGTTGTCCACGGATCCGCGTTATTCAGAAGCTGAAAAGTGGTTGCCCGCCAGCCGCACCGGGGTGGTTTTACGCACTCTTCCGGTGGTCAAGGCACCCTCTGTGCCATCCCCTACACCAGGACACCCTGCATCTGCAGTGCCTGAGCTGGAGGTCGCGCCTGAATCTGGAGTCTTCCTCGCCCGCGAGGACCTGGAGGAAATGTTTGCTCTGGTGTATAACGGCTCCAAGCTTTATTTCGTCCGTTAA